One region of Octopus sinensis linkage group LG30, ASM634580v1, whole genome shotgun sequence genomic DNA includes:
- the LOC115226450 gene encoding zinc finger protein 239-like isoform X1: protein MEDVNHLESSNATAFSNIDIVTQTDRDGRPLCSGMFTNQRSLYENIPDYRCEICKKTFSSERDVFTHKEIHLKGKPLNCEICGKYFAKNRDLTTHIGIHTGEKPYHCEICGKYFAKNRDLTTHIRIHTGEKPYHCEICGKSFSHNSSLVIHIRIHTGEKPYPCEICGKSFADNSSLVAHQRVHSGEKLFNCEICGKSFVFKSDLNRHKRKHTGEKPYRCEICGKSFSDHSSLLVHRRIHTGEKPYRCQICGVSFSVNSSLVRHRKIHTGEKQFHCEVCGKSFISNSDLNRHKRIHTGVKKLS from the coding sequence ATGGAAGACGTTAACCACCTGGAGTCTTCAAATGCAACTGCTTTTAGTAATATAGATATAGTTACGCAGACGGATAGAGATGGGAGACCTTTATGTAGTGGAATGTTTACTAACCAACGGTCGTTGTATGAGAATATTCCTGATTATCGCTGTGAGATTTGTAAGAAAACGTTCTCTTCAGAACGTGACGTCTttacacacaaagaaatacaccTTAAGGGAAAACCCCTtaattgtgaaatctgtgggaaatATTTTGCCAAAAACCGTGATTTAACAACACACATAGGAATTCACACTGGGgaaaaaccttatcactgtgaaatctgtgggaaatATTTTGCCAAAAACCGCGATTTAACAACACACATACGAATTCACACTGGGgaaaaaccttatcactgtgaaatctgtggaaaaTCTTTCTCTCATAATTCTAGCCTTGTCATTCACATACGAATCCACACGGGAGAAAAGCCTTAtccttgtgaaatctgtggtaaatcgttcgcTGATAATTCCAGCCTCGTCGCTCACCAAAGAGTACATTCTGGAGAAAAACTGTTCAATTgcgagatctgtggtaaatcgtttgtCTTTAAAAGTGATTTAAACAGACACAAACGGAAACACACGGGAGAGAAACCCTAtcgctgtgaaatctgtggtaaatccttctctgatCATTCCAGCCTCTTAGTTCACCGACGAATCCACACGGGTGAAAAGCCGTATCGTTGCCAGATATGTGGGGTGTCTTTCTCAGTTAATTCCAGCCTTGTACGTCACCGGAAAATTCACACTGGGGAAAAACAGTTCCACTGTGAAGTCTGTGGAAAGTCCTTTATATCTAACAGTGATTTAAACCgacacaaacgaattcatactgGAGTGAAAAAACTATCGTGA
- the LOC115226725 gene encoding uncharacterized protein LOC115226725 yields MSGGIQIDELGRTGAVASGTSTAVSWIYDKDDTASWTHRGRFTMEDETRNALRKLIPQKRALRDSTTERDEEGVDYQRCKYERDDGSRREMSEKQASSQSSKFSENSFMELFLDINILLSFIMTNKYFQKY; encoded by the exons ATGTCGGGAGGTATCCAGATTGATGAGTTAGGTCGAACAGGTGctgtcgcatctgggacgagtacagctgtcagcTGGATCTATgataaagatgataccgccagCTGGACTCACAGAGGAAG ATTCACAATGGAAGATGAAACGCGAAATGCTTTAAGAAAACTTATCCCTCAGAAAAGGGCTTTAAGGGACTCAACAACAGAAAGGGATGAAGAAGGAGTCGACTATCAAAGGTGTAAATATGAGAGAGACGATGGTTCGAGGAGAGAAATGTCAGAGAAACAAGCTTCATCTCAATCTTCCAAGTTCTCAGAAAATTCCTTCATGGAGTTATTCTTGGATATCaacattttgctttctttcattatgacaaataaatattttcagaaatattaa
- the LOC115226450 gene encoding zinc finger protein 239-like isoform X2 → MEDVNHLESSNATAFSNIDIVTQTDRDGRPLCSGMFTNQRSLYENIPDYRCEICKKTFSSERDVFTHKEIHLKGKPLNCEICGKYFAKNRDLTTHIGIHTGEKPYHCEICGKSFSHNSSLVIHIRIHTGEKPYPCEICGKSFADNSSLVAHQRVHSGEKLFNCEICGKSFVFKSDLNRHKRKHTGEKPYRCEICGKSFSDHSSLLVHRRIHTGEKPYRCQICGVSFSVNSSLVRHRKIHTGEKQFHCEVCGKSFISNSDLNRHKRIHTGVKKLS, encoded by the exons ATGGAAGACGTTAACCACCTGGAGTCTTCAAATGCAACTGCTTTTAGTAATATAGATATAGTTACGCAGACGGATAGAGATGGGAGACCTTTATGTAGTGGAATGTTTACTAACCAACGGTCGTTGTATGAGAATATTCCTGATTATCGCTGTGAGATTTGTAAGAAAACGTTCTCTTCAGAACGTGACGTCTttacacacaaagaaatacaccTTAAGGGAAAACCCCTtaattgtgaaatctgtgggaaatATTTTGCCAAAAACCGTGATTTAACAACACACATAGGAATTCACACTGGGgaaaaaccttatcactgtgaaatctgtgggaa aTCTTTCTCTCATAATTCTAGCCTTGTCATTCACATACGAATCCACACGGGAGAAAAGCCTTAtccttgtgaaatctgtggtaaatcgttcgcTGATAATTCCAGCCTCGTCGCTCACCAAAGAGTACATTCTGGAGAAAAACTGTTCAATTgcgagatctgtggtaaatcgtttgtCTTTAAAAGTGATTTAAACAGACACAAACGGAAACACACGGGAGAGAAACCCTAtcgctgtgaaatctgtggtaaatccttctctgatCATTCCAGCCTCTTAGTTCACCGACGAATCCACACGGGTGAAAAGCCGTATCGTTGCCAGATATGTGGGGTGTCTTTCTCAGTTAATTCCAGCCTTGTACGTCACCGGAAAATTCACACTGGGGAAAAACAGTTCCACTGTGAAGTCTGTGGAAAGTCCTTTATATCTAACAGTGATTTAAACCgacacaaacgaattcatactgGAGTGAAAAAACTATCGTGA
- the LOC115226451 gene encoding zinc finger protein 62-like, which produces MANEVCNNNFECKSQSDGIDFTDEIPTKGDKPSYPCDTCGRSFTQKSNLTRHKYIHTGEKPYQCDICGKSFSHKGYVNKHKYIHRGEKPHCCDICGKSFYKLEHLVIHKRIHTGETPYVCEICGKSFSVKRNLITHKYIHTGEKPYQCDVCGRAFSGGSNLTRHKRIHTGEKQYQCDICGNSFTSKCNLNRHKYIHTGNEPYDCDICGKSLSTKSTLAAHKSSHTGERPFSCDICGKSFPLSSNLNKHRRLHSGEKPFHCDVCGKSFSQSSNLTAHVRRHTGVKPYLCDICGKSFFKVDSLDKHKRIHTGEEPYVCDICGKSFTGRSNLTTHKRIHTGEKPYQCHLCGKSFSAGSTLTRHKYIHTGEKLFQCDVCDKSFSQKTSLVRHKYIHTGERPFHCDICGTSFHDGSTLTTHKRIHTGEKPYRCDICGKPFPTSSSVTDHKRVHSGEKPFHCDVCGKSFAQGGNLFEHKRIHTGKRPHHCEICGQSFLKFDGLTRHKRIHTGEKPYRCDICGKSFSRNDCLRIHRRVHTGVKPHHCNICGKSFAHKTQLTTHVFVHSKE; this is translated from the coding sequence atggccAATGAAGTGTGTAATAACAATTTTGAATGTAAATCACAGTCTGATGGCATTGATTTTACTGATGAGATACCAACAAAGGGAGATAAACCATCATACCCCTGTGACACCTGTGGCAGATCATTCACTCAAAAAAGTAACCTCAccagacacaaatatattcatacaggagagaaaccatatcagtgtgatatatgCGGTAAATCCTTTTCTCACAAAGGATAcgtaaataaacacaaatatatccatAGAGGAGAAAAGCCACactgttgtgatatctgtggtaaatcgttctacAAGTTAGAACATTTAGttatacacaaacgcattcacacaggagagacaccatatgtctgtgaaatctgtggtaaatcattctcggtGAAACGGAATttaattacacacaaatatattcatacaggagagaaaccatatcagtgtgatgtctgtgggaGAGCATTCTCTGGTGGAAGTAACTTAaccagacacaaacgtattcatacaggagagaagcaatatcagtgtgatatctgtggtaattcaTTCACCAGTAAATGCAACTTGAATaggcacaaatacattcatacaggaaatgaaccatatgactgtgatatctgtggtaaatctttatCTACTAAGAGTACCTTAGCTGCTCACAAAAGCAGTCATACTGGAGAGAGACCATTtagctgtgatatttgtgggaaaTCATTTCCTTTGAGTAGTAATTTAAACAAACACAGACGCTTAcattcaggagagaaaccatttcactgtgatgtctgtggtaaatcgttttctcaAAGTAGTAACTTAACTGCGCATGTTCGTCGTCATACGGGAGTGAAACCGTATCTCTGTGATATCTGCGGCAAATCATTCTTTAAGGTAGATAGCTTggataaacacaaacgcattcacacaggagaagAACCATAtgtctgtgatatctgtggtaaatcgttcactGGTAGAAGtaatttaactactcacaaacgtattcatacaggagaaaaaccatatcagtgtcaTCTTTgcggcaaatctttctctgccgGAAGCACCTTAACCAGACACAagtatattcatacaggtgagaaactgtttcagtgtgatgtctgtgataaatcattctcacagaaaACTAGCTTAgtcagacacaaatacattcatacaggggaaagaCCTTTTCATTGTGACATCTGCGGAACATCTTTCCACGATGGTAGTACTCTGactactcataaacgtattcatacaggagagaagccatatcgctgtgatatctgtggtaagccTTTTCCCACGAGTAGCAGTGTAACCGATCACAAGCGCgttcattcaggagagaaaccatttcattgtgatgtctgcggtaaatcatttgcTCAAGGCGGTAACTTATTTgagcacaaacgcattcatacaggcaAAAGGCcacatcactgtgaaatctgtggtcaATCGTTCCTCAAATTCGATGGCTTGACcagacacaaacgcattcatacaggtgagaaaccatatcgctgtgatatctgtggtaaatcattctctcgaaatgatTGCCTACGTATACACAGACGCGTTCATACAGGTGTGAAACCACATCACTGTaacatctgtggcaaatcattcgcTCATAAAACACAGTTAACCACACATGTATTTGTTCATTCAAAAGAGTAA